One window of the Ictidomys tridecemlineatus isolate mIctTri1 chromosome 11, mIctTri1.hap1, whole genome shotgun sequence genome contains the following:
- the Cnksr1 gene encoding connector enhancer of kinase suppressor of ras 1 isoform X2, translating to MEPVETWTPGKVAAWLRGVYGALLCREDPGLDDSLQDYPFEDWELPGKYLLQLCPRSLEALTVSPLGHQELILDGVEQLRALSSGLLTENLQTLTERLLEGTQALQSLVQGRLGDCAETPADVLSAAVELVRDARVLLFWLNRYLFSHLNDFSACQEIGALCGELSQVLQEDFPEAEKERRVLRICSQVAEICRSILSCSPEELLEQRAVLEQVQLEEPSGVEIYTTSNCLHFVSRVCAQVPTDSCRQVLPGDEVVQINEQVVVGWPHKNMLRELLREPAGVSLVLKKIPVPETPPQTPLDSPHLRSQSLALAPLSPRAPSEDVFAFDLTSDPSPEPTTAWTESCPWSEEIKSFLISKMESRPHLSRIVPPKCGFIYLGDAHGGQGNQFGGWNSLPAPHHLGCATLLAGVATRLSRRRVSCRELGQPDCDGWLLLRKAPGGFMGPRWRRCWFVLKGHMLYWYQQPQDEKAQGLINVSNYSLESGHDQKKKYVFQLTHDVYKPFVFAADTLSDLSLWVRHLITCISKYQSPGRAPSAREEDCYSETEAEDPDDETASRSASPSPSQTGSPLHGDISPAASPTQRSPRTSLGPPADSSEGALEGMVRGLRQGGVSLLGQPQPLTHEQWRSSFMRRNRDPHLNERVHRVRALQSTLKAKLQELQALEEVLSDPELTGEKFRRWKEKNQELYSEGLGAWGLVQAESSPQALTSDSRAQSPQPLSSDPEEPSHLCSLTQGAASDLLTSDPGQNPSS from the exons ATGGAGCCGGTGGAGACCTGGACCCCCGGGAAGGTGGCGGCCTGGCTGCgag GTGTTTATGGAGCTCTGCTGTGCCGGGAGGACCCAG GCCTAGATGATTCCCTGCAGGACTATCCCTTTGAAGACTGGGAGCTGCCTGGCAAGTACCTGCTCCAGCTCTGTCCCCGCAGCCTTGAGGCTCTGACTGTGTCACCTCTGGGCCATCAGGAGCTCATTCTGGATGGGGTGGAACAGCTCCGGGCCCTG AGCTCTGGGCTGCTGACAGAGAACCTGCAGACCCTGACAGAGCGGCTGCTGGAGGGGACCCAGGCCCTCCAGAGCTTAGTCCAAGGCCGCCTGGGGGACTGTGCTGAGACCCCTGCGGATGTGCTCAGCGCAGCTGTGGAGCTGGTGCGTGACGCCCGTGTGCTCCTCTTCTGGCTCAACAG GTACCTCTTCTCCCACTTAAATGACTTCTCGGCCTGCCAGGAGATCGGGGCCTTGTGCGGGGAGCTGAGCCAGGTCTTGCAGGAG gACTTCCCAGAGGCCGAGAAGGAAAGGAGAGTCCTGAGGATC TGCAGCCAAGTGGCCGAGATCTGCCGCAGCATCCTGAGCTGCAGCCCAGAAGAGCTGCTGGAGCAGAGGGCTGTGCTGGAGCAGGTGCAGCTGGAAGAGCCTTCG GGCGTGGAAATCTACACCACCAGTAACTGCTTGCACTTTGTGTCCCGAGTGTGCGCCCAG GTCCCCACTGACTCCTGCCGGCAGGTCCTGCCTGGAGATGAGGTTGTTCAGATCAACGAGCAGGTGGTG GTGGGCTGGCCCCACAAGAACATGCTGAGGGAGCTGCTACGGGAGCCAGCCGGGGTCAGCTTAGTGCTGAAGAAGATCCCTGTGCCGGAGACACCCCCCCAG ACGCCTTTGGACTCCCCACACCTGAGAAGCCAGTCGCTGGCTCTGGCCCCACTGTCTCCCAG AGCCCCATCTGAAGACGTCTTTGCCTTTGACCTGACTTCAGACCCAAGTCCGGAGCCCACCACTGCCTGGACAG AGTCCTGTCCTTGGTCGGAAGAAATCAAAAG tttcctcatctctaaaatggagaGTCGTCCCCACCTCAGCAGAATTGTGCCCCCAAAGTGTGGGTTCATATATCTCGGGGATGCTCATGGCGGGCAAGGGAACCAGTTTGGGGGCTGGAATTCTTTGCCAGCCCCTCACCACCTGGGCTGTGCCACGCTGCTTGCAGGGGTGGCGACGAGGCTGAGCCGCCGGCGGGTGTCCTGCCGGGAGCTGGGCCAGCCAGACTGTGATGGCTGGCTCCTGCTGCGCAAGGCCCCTGGCGGCTTCATGGGTCCACGCTGGCGCCGCTGCTGGTTTGTGCTTAAGGGACACATGCTCTACTGGTACCAGCAGCCCCAG GATGAAAAGGCTCAGGGCCTCATCAATGTATCTAACTATAGCCTGGAAAGTGGACAcgatcagaagaaaaaata TGTGTTCCAGCTCACCCATGACGTGTACAAACCCTTTGTCTTTGCTGCTGACACCCTGTCTGATCTGAGCCT GTGGGTTCGCCATCTCATTACCTGCATTTCCAAGTATCAGTCCCCAGGCAGGGCCCCCTCAGCCCGAGAGGAAG ACTGCTACAGTGAGACAGAAGCAGAAGACCCTGATGACGAGACTGCGTCCCGCTCAGCCTCG CCCAGCCCATCTCAAACTGGGAGTCCACTCCATGGAGACATATCACCTGCAGCCTCCCCGACACAGCGCAGCCCCAGGACCTCCCTGGGCCCTCCAGCAG ACAGCAGTGAAGGGGCACTGGAAGGAATGGTACGGGGACTAAGGCAGGGTGGCGTGTCCCTGCTGGGACAGCCACAGCCCCTGACCCATGAGCAGTGGCGGAGCTCTTTCATGCGGCGCAACCGAGACCCCCACCTCAATGAGCGAGTGCACCGTGTGCGGGCTCTACAGAGCACACTCAAG GCAAAACTGCAGGAACTGCAGGCCCTGGAGGAGGTGCTGAGTGACCCCGAGCTGACGGGAGAGAAATTCCGCCGGTGGAAGGAGAAGAACCAGGAGCTGTACTCAGagggcctgggggcctgggggtTGGTGCAGGCTGAGAGCAGCCCCCAAGCTCTGACCTCTGACTCCAGAGCACAGTCCCCCCAACCCCTGTCCTCGGACCCTGAGGAGCCCTCCCATCTTTGCTCCTTGACCCAGGGAGCAGCCTCTGACCTCCTGACCTCTGACCCTGGCCAGAACCCCAGCTCCTAA
- the Cnksr1 gene encoding connector enhancer of kinase suppressor of ras 1 isoform X5, protein MEPVETWTPGKVAAWLRGVYGALLCREDPGLDDSLQDYPFEDWELPGKYLLQLCPRSLEALTVSPLGHQELILDGVEQLRALSSGLLTENLQTLTERLLEGTQALQSLVQGRLGDCAETPADVLSAAVELVRDARVLLFWLNRYPGWGDWYLFSHLNDFSACQEIGALCGELSQVLQEDFPEAEKERRVLRICSQVAEICRSILSCSPEELLEQRAVLEQVQLEEPSGVEIYTTSNCLHFVSRVCAQVPTDSCRQVLPGDEVVQINEQVVVGWPHKNMLRELLREPAGVSLVLKKIPVPETPPQTPLDSPHLRSQSLALAPLSPRAPSEDVFAFDLTSDPSPEPTTAWTDSTSLDPEPLPSPPALPAGIAETPGPSGHPDKSPVLGRKKSKGVATRLSRRRVSCRELGQPDCDGWLLLRKAPGGFMGPRWRRCWFVLKGHMLYWYQQPQDEKAQGLINVSNYSLESGHDQKKKYVFQLTHDVYKPFVFAADTLSDLSLWVRHLITCISKYQSPGRAPSAREEDCYSETEAEDPDDETASRSASPSPSQTGSPLHGDISPAASPTQRSPRTSLGPPADSSEGALEGMVRGLRQGGVSLLGQPQPLTHEQWRSSFMRRNRDPHLNERVHRVRALQSTLKAKLQELQALEEVLSDPELTGEKFRRWKEKNQELYSEGLGAWGLVQAESSPQALTSDSRAQSPQPLSSDPEEPSHLCSLTQGAASDLLTSDPGQNPSS, encoded by the exons ATGGAGCCGGTGGAGACCTGGACCCCCGGGAAGGTGGCGGCCTGGCTGCgag GTGTTTATGGAGCTCTGCTGTGCCGGGAGGACCCAG GCCTAGATGATTCCCTGCAGGACTATCCCTTTGAAGACTGGGAGCTGCCTGGCAAGTACCTGCTCCAGCTCTGTCCCCGCAGCCTTGAGGCTCTGACTGTGTCACCTCTGGGCCATCAGGAGCTCATTCTGGATGGGGTGGAACAGCTCCGGGCCCTG AGCTCTGGGCTGCTGACAGAGAACCTGCAGACCCTGACAGAGCGGCTGCTGGAGGGGACCCAGGCCCTCCAGAGCTTAGTCCAAGGCCGCCTGGGGGACTGTGCTGAGACCCCTGCGGATGTGCTCAGCGCAGCTGTGGAGCTGGTGCGTGACGCCCGTGTGCTCCTCTTCTGGCTCAACAGGTACCCGGGTTGGGGTGACTG GTACCTCTTCTCCCACTTAAATGACTTCTCGGCCTGCCAGGAGATCGGGGCCTTGTGCGGGGAGCTGAGCCAGGTCTTGCAGGAG gACTTCCCAGAGGCCGAGAAGGAAAGGAGAGTCCTGAGGATC TGCAGCCAAGTGGCCGAGATCTGCCGCAGCATCCTGAGCTGCAGCCCAGAAGAGCTGCTGGAGCAGAGGGCTGTGCTGGAGCAGGTGCAGCTGGAAGAGCCTTCG GGCGTGGAAATCTACACCACCAGTAACTGCTTGCACTTTGTGTCCCGAGTGTGCGCCCAG GTCCCCACTGACTCCTGCCGGCAGGTCCTGCCTGGAGATGAGGTTGTTCAGATCAACGAGCAGGTGGTG GTGGGCTGGCCCCACAAGAACATGCTGAGGGAGCTGCTACGGGAGCCAGCCGGGGTCAGCTTAGTGCTGAAGAAGATCCCTGTGCCGGAGACACCCCCCCAG ACGCCTTTGGACTCCCCACACCTGAGAAGCCAGTCGCTGGCTCTGGCCCCACTGTCTCCCAG AGCCCCATCTGAAGACGTCTTTGCCTTTGACCTGACTTCAGACCCAAGTCCGGAGCCCACCACTGCCTGGACAG ATTCTACCTCCCTTGACCCtgagcccctgcccagcccccctgcactcccagcaggaatagCAGAGACCCCAGGCCCCTCGGGACACCCTGACAAG AGTCCTGTCCTTGGTCGGAAGAAATCAAAAG GGGTGGCGACGAGGCTGAGCCGCCGGCGGGTGTCCTGCCGGGAGCTGGGCCAGCCAGACTGTGATGGCTGGCTCCTGCTGCGCAAGGCCCCTGGCGGCTTCATGGGTCCACGCTGGCGCCGCTGCTGGTTTGTGCTTAAGGGACACATGCTCTACTGGTACCAGCAGCCCCAG GATGAAAAGGCTCAGGGCCTCATCAATGTATCTAACTATAGCCTGGAAAGTGGACAcgatcagaagaaaaaata TGTGTTCCAGCTCACCCATGACGTGTACAAACCCTTTGTCTTTGCTGCTGACACCCTGTCTGATCTGAGCCT GTGGGTTCGCCATCTCATTACCTGCATTTCCAAGTATCAGTCCCCAGGCAGGGCCCCCTCAGCCCGAGAGGAAG ACTGCTACAGTGAGACAGAAGCAGAAGACCCTGATGACGAGACTGCGTCCCGCTCAGCCTCG CCCAGCCCATCTCAAACTGGGAGTCCACTCCATGGAGACATATCACCTGCAGCCTCCCCGACACAGCGCAGCCCCAGGACCTCCCTGGGCCCTCCAGCAG ACAGCAGTGAAGGGGCACTGGAAGGAATGGTACGGGGACTAAGGCAGGGTGGCGTGTCCCTGCTGGGACAGCCACAGCCCCTGACCCATGAGCAGTGGCGGAGCTCTTTCATGCGGCGCAACCGAGACCCCCACCTCAATGAGCGAGTGCACCGTGTGCGGGCTCTACAGAGCACACTCAAG GCAAAACTGCAGGAACTGCAGGCCCTGGAGGAGGTGCTGAGTGACCCCGAGCTGACGGGAGAGAAATTCCGCCGGTGGAAGGAGAAGAACCAGGAGCTGTACTCAGagggcctgggggcctgggggtTGGTGCAGGCTGAGAGCAGCCCCCAAGCTCTGACCTCTGACTCCAGAGCACAGTCCCCCCAACCCCTGTCCTCGGACCCTGAGGAGCCCTCCCATCTTTGCTCCTTGACCCAGGGAGCAGCCTCTGACCTCCTGACCTCTGACCCTGGCCAGAACCCCAGCTCCTAA